A window of Mucilaginibacter sp. PAMC 26640 contains these coding sequences:
- a CDS encoding radical SAM protein codes for MKKIRISAVSYTNTKPFLYGLQHSAIMDQIELSLDMPSDCAQKLIDDKADIGLIPVAAALSLPQWEIVSAYCIGAVGAVNSVFIFSNCDIRNAKKIQLDPQSRSSNNLARVLLKNYWQVQPELIRDAADYGVSTDQDMAFVQIGDRTFGKTGNYEFVYDLSEEWQKFTGLPFVFAAWIANKPIPGEFIKEFDKALQFGLAHRKDLLKELPQRADFDLEDYLMHRLDFDLTEDKKKALYLFLDYIKAL; via the coding sequence GTGAAAAAGATCAGAATATCCGCGGTTAGTTATACCAACACAAAACCTTTTTTATACGGATTGCAGCACTCGGCTATTATGGATCAAATAGAGCTGAGCCTGGATATGCCATCCGACTGTGCCCAAAAATTAATAGATGACAAAGCTGATATTGGCCTTATCCCGGTGGCCGCCGCGCTAAGTTTACCACAGTGGGAAATCGTTTCTGCTTATTGCATAGGTGCAGTGGGTGCAGTAAATTCTGTATTTATATTTAGTAATTGCGATATCAGGAATGCTAAAAAGATTCAGTTGGATCCGCAGTCCCGCTCTTCCAATAACCTTGCCCGGGTACTGCTCAAAAACTACTGGCAGGTTCAGCCTGAATTAATCAGAGATGCGGCAGACTACGGAGTATCAACGGATCAGGATATGGCCTTTGTACAAATAGGCGACCGTACCTTTGGAAAAACCGGCAACTATGAGTTTGTTTATGATCTTTCTGAAGAGTGGCAGAAGTTTACAGGCCTTCCATTTGTATTTGCCGCATGGATAGCCAATAAGCCAATTCCCGGGGAGTTTATAAAAGAGTTTGATAAGGCGCTCCAATTTGGGCTGGCTCATCGTAAAGACCTGTTGAAAGAACTGCCACAGCGCGCCGATTTTGATTTGGAGGATTACCTGATGCACCGCCTTGATTTTGACCTGACGGAGGATAAGAAAAAAGCGTTATACTTATTTTTAGATTATATCAAGGCGCTGTAA
- a CDS encoding phosphoglycerate mutase, whose product MEKTLYIVRHGQTDLNKLGIVQGRGRDSDLNDEGRHQAQQFYTAYKNVPFDKIYISELKRTQQSIQPFIDSGIAYEKLAGLDELAWGIHEGQASSPELKAEFLHVMRDWVSGKLDVKFEGGESPNEVKIRQLEAMEIIMSHPEEKTVLICMHGRAMRLLLCILTGVPLTEMDTFPHQNLVLYKLIYDGSRYQIVEFNNAVHLKTPEEISEKDQNIRG is encoded by the coding sequence ATAGAAAAGACATTATACATCGTACGCCACGGCCAAACAGATCTTAATAAACTTGGTATTGTACAGGGGCGCGGCCGAGATTCTGATCTGAATGATGAAGGCCGCCACCAGGCGCAGCAGTTTTATACAGCCTATAAAAATGTGCCTTTTGATAAAATTTACATATCTGAATTAAAACGTACACAGCAAAGTATTCAGCCATTTATTGATTCAGGAATTGCTTATGAAAAACTGGCCGGGCTGGATGAACTTGCCTGGGGAATACATGAAGGGCAAGCATCATCTCCGGAGCTTAAGGCTGAGTTTTTACATGTAATGCGTGACTGGGTATCCGGCAAGCTTGACGTTAAATTTGAAGGGGGTGAAAGCCCTAATGAAGTGAAGATACGCCAGCTGGAAGCAATGGAAATCATAATGAGTCACCCAGAGGAAAAAACGGTGCTCATTTGCATGCATGGCCGAGCTATGCGCCTTTTACTATGTATACTTACCGGTGTGCCGCTTACTGAGATGGACACCTTTCCGCATCAAAATCTGGTGCTGTATAAATTAATTTATGATGGCAGCCGGTACCAGATCGTTGAATTCAACAACGCCGTCCACCTCAAAACACCAGAAGAGATAAGTGAAAAAGATCAGAATATCCGCGGTTAG